A portion of the Candidatus Pristimantibacillus lignocellulolyticus genome contains these proteins:
- a CDS encoding methyl-accepting chemotaxis protein encodes MKNAKEEEIKKEKGKTKIVSKQTTNPLQSVGIKLFLYIMGGILACVITMGILAYNQSKGIIEGKASESSQQIVNQLGANIDNIIKTYEDVTLQILVDSDVQKNIEVAASSVDEFSKFEAVKVLTTKLQSVILSNDNITGITLIPLDSKLSIVTAGSSQNSKIETIAKEQWVQEVIDADGKTVWLPSRQEALTHAATTPSFGAARVINQTTINNAYYILLIDVSTKGIQEQINNVILGAESGISIVNSNSEYITNSDPKLVASVAPFHLDIAKDEKSTRETVDGLGEILLIHKKLGFSDWYLTGQIPVNELVKDAVVIRQLTISVSIAAAIIAILISIIVILTISRPLVQLRDLMNEGAKGDLTVRSRNNKRKDEIGQLSKSFDTMMIQITSLATQTKNSADAVMVTAKTLTNASNKTAISAKEIAVATEEIANGSTSLAVEAERGNDLTIMINDQMRQVLSANQEMVQSAYDVESASGKGTAYMAELIEKTGMTEEMTREMVEKVDSLKDSTRSIVQILDVLNAVTKQTNILSLNATIEAARAGTAGRGFMVVANEIRGLADQSTQSIDVVAQITDRIQSEIVETVDVLSKAYPMFQEQINSVKEANSIFVSVQAQMNHLISRLEDVTQSVNKLEASQSILNEAMTNVSAVAEESSATSEEVASLSNEQLSISDNLVTLSSELNEVSTKLKDSLAQFKVE; translated from the coding sequence ATGAAAAATGCTAAAGAAGAAGAAATTAAGAAAGAAAAAGGGAAAACTAAAATTGTCTCCAAGCAGACAACAAATCCGCTTCAATCTGTAGGTATTAAGTTGTTTCTTTACATTATGGGAGGAATTCTTGCCTGCGTTATTACGATGGGAATTCTAGCTTATAATCAATCTAAAGGCATTATTGAAGGTAAAGCATCGGAGTCTAGTCAACAAATCGTTAATCAGCTTGGAGCTAACATCGATAATATAATAAAAACTTACGAAGATGTAACATTACAAATTCTAGTGGATAGCGATGTTCAAAAGAATATAGAGGTCGCAGCTTCGAGTGTGGATGAGTTTTCAAAATTTGAAGCGGTTAAAGTATTAACAACAAAGCTACAAAGTGTAATTCTTAGTAATGATAATATTACAGGTATAACTCTAATTCCACTTGATAGTAAACTTAGTATTGTTACTGCGGGAAGCTCTCAAAATTCTAAAATAGAAACGATAGCGAAAGAGCAATGGGTTCAAGAAGTTATCGATGCAGATGGAAAGACAGTTTGGTTACCATCTCGCCAAGAGGCATTAACGCATGCGGCAACCACTCCTAGTTTTGGTGCAGCAAGAGTTATTAATCAAACAACGATAAACAATGCATACTATATTTTATTAATAGATGTTTCGACAAAAGGGATACAAGAACAAATTAACAATGTGATATTGGGTGCTGAAAGTGGAATATCAATTGTAAATAGTAACTCCGAGTATATAACTAATTCTGATCCTAAGCTTGTTGCAAGCGTTGCTCCATTCCATTTAGATATTGCAAAAGATGAGAAGAGTACTCGTGAAACAGTTGATGGTCTAGGAGAAATATTACTAATACATAAGAAATTAGGTTTTTCAGATTGGTACTTAACAGGACAAATTCCTGTTAATGAACTAGTAAAAGATGCAGTTGTTATTCGTCAGTTGACGATTTCTGTATCAATAGCAGCTGCAATTATAGCGATCCTTATCTCAATAATTGTAATACTAACGATAAGCAGACCTCTTGTTCAGCTACGAGATCTTATGAATGAAGGTGCTAAAGGAGATTTAACCGTTCGTTCAAGAAATAACAAACGTAAAGATGAAATTGGTCAGTTAAGCAAAAGCTTTGATACTATGATGATACAGATTACATCGTTAGCAACACAAACTAAGAATTCTGCTGACGCAGTAATGGTAACAGCAAAGACTTTAACGAATGCATCTAACAAAACAGCAATCTCTGCTAAAGAGATCGCTGTAGCTACAGAAGAAATTGCTAACGGCTCAACAAGTCTCGCTGTTGAAGCAGAGCGAGGTAATGATCTGACCATAATGATTAATGACCAGATGAGACAAGTACTAAGTGCCAATCAAGAAATGGTACAATCTGCATACGATGTGGAAAGTGCGAGTGGCAAAGGGACTGCCTATATGGCCGAATTAATAGAGAAGACTGGAATGACCGAAGAAATGACTCGCGAAATGGTAGAAAAGGTCGATTCTTTGAAAGACAGTACACGTTCAATTGTGCAAATATTAGATGTACTTAATGCAGTAACCAAACAAACGAATATACTTTCATTGAATGCAACAATTGAGGCTGCGAGAGCTGGTACAGCAGGGCGTGGATTTATGGTGGTAGCTAATGAAATTCGTGGGCTTGCGGATCAATCAACTCAATCCATTGATGTCGTTGCACAAATTACTGATCGAATTCAATCCGAAATTGTGGAGACAGTTGATGTATTGTCTAAAGCATATCCAATGTTCCAAGAGCAGATTAACTCGGTCAAAGAAGCGAATAGTATTTTTGTAAGTGTACAAGCACAGATGAATCATCTTATCAGTCGACTTGAAGATGTAACACAATCGGTTAATAAGCTTGAAGCATCACAAAGTATCTTAAATGAAGCAATGACGAATGTAAGCGCAGTTGCAGAGGAGTCCTCTGCGACTTCAGAAGAAGTTGCAAGTTTAAGTAATGAGCAATTAAGTATTAGTGATAATCTAGTAACATTATCTTCCGAACTTAATGAAGTTTCTACTAAACTGAAAGATTCTTTAGCTCAGTTTAAGGTCGAATAA
- a CDS encoding penicillin-binding transpeptidase domain-containing protein gives MQRRAIWIAIVFTSVMFLYTCRLIYLQIIPTTTIFQQHGSKYKYYDWRQGAVNQRMKKLMVDDGRGHFVDEHGFAITSEKYDTVAFFPVHAWKEIDGVRFNKLATILDKSPEQLQDFVRVLDSAAFLEDKSKVPIRLTEQQVHDIQALHLYGLEVVSYRDRYPEQYEQKHFIGAVAEYPEWTDKVYSSEIKQLNNWSRNSKVGILGLEYSLDRYLHGLGPSYLSYTLDGRYDLLSGIGMRRIESSNPYYPLTIITTIDLDLQNKIERYLDEQKVIEGAIVLLDVTNGDVKAMVSRPQLLPGQLSEGNDSVLRNHALTAYTPGSIYKIVTAAAALEYGVVEEDEHFYCNGEYGRYGLSCWKEGGHGDQTLEEAFANSCNVVFATLSERLTANQLYEIANALGVVQKVGWHQDEAKAPITSPIRLLAEEENGLVFHDLNTKDGGVIAQSSIGQRDVHLTPLQAANMVVTLLNRGRQYENRIVSQINYADGQVLAQLPVHLGHENKFNIHPATAGKILKYMQLVVQQGTGKSINEGRWHVAGKSGTAQLSGKQTGHNDQWFIGYGPTEKPQYALSVLVQEQTSGKRNQATQIFRGIMDIVAEHKQQ, from the coding sequence ATGCAGCGAAGAGCTATCTGGATAGCAATCGTATTTACCAGTGTTATGTTTCTATATACATGTCGACTGATCTACTTACAAATAATTCCGACAACAACAATATTTCAGCAACATGGGAGTAAATATAAGTACTATGATTGGCGGCAAGGTGCGGTTAACCAACGAATGAAGAAATTGATGGTCGATGATGGTAGAGGTCATTTTGTAGATGAACATGGATTTGCGATTACAAGTGAAAAATATGATACGGTTGCTTTTTTTCCGGTTCATGCATGGAAAGAAATTGACGGGGTACGTTTTAATAAACTTGCTACAATTTTGGATAAATCTCCAGAACAACTTCAAGATTTTGTACGAGTATTAGACAGTGCTGCTTTCTTAGAAGATAAGTCCAAAGTACCGATCAGACTAACCGAGCAACAAGTCCATGACATACAAGCGTTACATTTATATGGTCTGGAAGTTGTCTCATATCGTGATCGTTATCCAGAGCAATATGAGCAGAAGCATTTTATTGGGGCCGTTGCTGAGTATCCTGAATGGACAGATAAAGTTTATAGCTCTGAGATAAAACAGCTAAATAATTGGAGTAGGAACAGTAAAGTAGGAATATTAGGTTTAGAATATTCTCTTGATCGATACCTACATGGACTAGGACCATCTTATCTATCATACACATTAGATGGAAGGTATGATTTGTTATCAGGTATAGGCATGAGACGAATCGAATCGAGTAATCCCTATTATCCACTTACCATTATTACTACAATTGATCTTGATCTTCAAAATAAGATAGAACGATACTTAGATGAGCAGAAGGTAATAGAAGGCGCCATCGTATTATTAGATGTTACCAATGGTGATGTGAAAGCCATGGTATCTAGGCCTCAATTATTACCTGGGCAATTAAGCGAAGGAAACGACAGTGTGCTTAGAAACCACGCACTTACTGCCTATACACCAGGATCAATATATAAAATTGTGACGGCAGCAGCAGCGTTGGAGTATGGGGTCGTAGAAGAAGACGAACATTTTTATTGCAATGGTGAATATGGTAGATATGGTCTATCGTGCTGGAAAGAAGGCGGACATGGCGATCAAACATTGGAAGAAGCTTTCGCTAACTCATGTAATGTTGTATTTGCAACATTATCAGAGCGTCTTACAGCAAATCAATTGTATGAAATAGCGAATGCACTTGGTGTAGTTCAAAAAGTAGGATGGCATCAAGATGAAGCGAAAGCACCAATTACATCGCCTATTCGATTATTAGCAGAGGAAGAGAATGGTCTTGTATTCCATGATTTGAACACGAAGGATGGAGGGGTTATTGCACAATCAAGTATTGGTCAACGTGATGTTCATCTAACACCGCTGCAAGCAGCCAATATGGTTGTGACTTTACTTAATCGTGGAAGACAGTATGAGAATAGAATTGTATCTCAAATAAATTATGCTGATGGTCAAGTATTAGCACAGTTGCCGGTACATCTTGGTCATGAGAATAAATTTAATATTCATCCAGCTACAGCAGGAAAAATCTTAAAATATATGCAATTAGTTGTTCAGCAAGGAACAGGTAAATCCATTAATGAAGGTAGATGGCATGTAGCTGGTAAGTCTGGTACGGCACAATTAAGCGGTAAACAAACAGGACACAATGATCAATGGTTTATTGGATATGGACCGACAGAGAAGCCCCAATACGCACTCTCGGTACTCGTACAAGAGCAAACAAGCGGAAAGAGAAATCAAGCTACCCAAATATTCAGAGGGATTATGGATATAGTAGCAGAGCACAAACAGCAGTGA
- a CDS encoding DUF1292 domain-containing protein produces MANNEQNYEEPEIIYIPDEDGNEEEFEVIMKFEVDDSDKKYMMVVPLISENEEEDEVYAFRYEEEGDDLQLFTIDDEEEWAIVEETFNTLLGELEE; encoded by the coding sequence ATGGCTAATAACGAGCAAAACTATGAAGAACCAGAAATTATCTACATTCCAGACGAAGATGGCAACGAGGAAGAATTTGAAGTCATTATGAAATTTGAAGTAGATGATTCCGATAAAAAATATATGATGGTTGTTCCTCTTATTTCTGAAAATGAGGAAGAAGACGAAGTCTATGCTTTCCGTTATGAAGAAGAAGGCGATGATCTTCAATTATTTACGATTGATGATGAAGAAGAGTGGGCAATTGTCGAAGAAACATTCAATACATTGCTTGGCGAGTTGGAGGAATAA
- a CDS encoding methyl-accepting chemotaxis protein codes for MKNFLKKDSTVNEQDTNKKANSLKKSLEILGKSAKSKMQDVKSKEKIGILNSIGIQLFVLIFISIVICVVTVGTISYQKSKGLIESNVSSASVQTIKQVSNSLDTVLKSYADISFQLMFDSVLLENMNTLQTTESTYEQIRTTQMITEKFSTFTVTNQTIKNITVIPISDRIEPISAGQSVETNSNKKTAEMYRNTEWYKATEVENGSIHWIEPQADGISQSTPYSSVGLARLVRNMNYPDLSFILVIELDVDSFFEVAKKVDLGSGSEIVILNSKNDYVLAPNVIKYGQTPNIEIPEAEAGEEVKTSDSLTVTGANNEKYLAIYENISSNNDWKVVAAIPTENLIEQAAPIRNITIITSIIAGLIAIAIGILVIRMIGRPLNYVTELMQKGAKGDLTVRSSLKKRNDEIGLLSNNFNEMMEQIAILATQTTNSAAEVLKTAAELTAASEKTSIAAKEIAVATDEIAGGASSLAMEAEKGTDHTNTLNDQMKQVNEYNVQMTISANEVEHASLQGISYMGVLIDKTGTTEQMTRAMVDKVNALKVSTTSIVKILDVLNAVTKQTNILSLNATIEAARAGAAGKGFMVVADEIRQLADQSKNSIEVVAQITRTITDEIDETVAVLSEAYPLFQEQIGSVKEANQLFLTVQAQMETFKQSMNQVTDAFVELNKSQEILSDSMNNVSAVAQQSSATSEEVASLSTEQLNISQNLVDLSGKLQTVSTGLKDSLSKFKI; via the coding sequence ATGAAGAATTTTCTTAAAAAAGATAGTACTGTTAATGAGCAGGATACTAACAAAAAAGCTAATTCTTTGAAAAAAAGTCTAGAAATTTTAGGGAAGTCTGCAAAAAGTAAAATGCAAGATGTTAAGAGTAAAGAGAAAATTGGTATATTGAATAGTATTGGAATACAATTATTTGTTCTTATTTTTATTAGCATAGTTATTTGTGTTGTAACAGTTGGAACAATCTCTTATCAAAAATCAAAAGGATTAATTGAAAGCAATGTGTCCAGTGCAAGTGTACAGACGATTAAACAGGTTAGTAATAGTCTAGATACTGTATTGAAAAGTTATGCTGATATTTCGTTCCAACTTATGTTTGATAGTGTATTGCTTGAAAATATGAATACATTACAAACAACAGAAAGTACATACGAGCAAATTAGAACGACTCAAATGATAACTGAAAAGTTTTCTACCTTTACGGTAACCAACCAAACCATTAAAAACATAACAGTTATTCCGATTAGCGACAGAATAGAACCAATTTCTGCAGGCCAATCTGTAGAGACTAATAGTAACAAAAAAACTGCAGAAATGTATCGAAATACGGAATGGTATAAAGCAACCGAAGTGGAAAATGGTTCGATACATTGGATTGAGCCCCAAGCAGATGGTATTAGTCAGTCTACACCTTACTCATCCGTTGGACTTGCTCGTTTAGTCCGTAATATGAATTATCCAGACTTGTCTTTTATACTAGTAATAGAATTAGATGTGGATAGTTTCTTTGAAGTAGCAAAGAAAGTGGATTTGGGTAGTGGTAGTGAGATCGTCATATTAAACAGTAAAAATGACTATGTTTTGGCACCTAATGTCATAAAGTATGGTCAAACGCCTAATATTGAGATTCCAGAAGCAGAAGCAGGAGAAGAAGTTAAAACTTCAGATAGTTTAACGGTTACTGGTGCAAATAACGAAAAATATTTAGCGATATATGAAAATATATCAAGTAATAATGATTGGAAAGTAGTTGCAGCAATACCAACTGAGAATCTTATTGAACAAGCTGCTCCAATACGAAATATAACAATTATTACTTCAATCATTGCTGGATTAATAGCAATAGCAATCGGTATTCTTGTAATTCGAATGATAGGAAGACCGCTGAACTATGTAACAGAATTAATGCAAAAAGGTGCCAAGGGAGATTTAACAGTTCGTTCATCTCTTAAGAAGCGTAACGATGAAATAGGATTGCTATCCAATAACTTCAATGAGATGATGGAACAAATCGCAATTCTAGCTACACAAACAACGAATTCTGCTGCTGAAGTATTGAAAACTGCTGCGGAATTAACGGCTGCTTCGGAAAAAACTTCAATAGCAGCGAAGGAAATTGCAGTTGCTACTGACGAGATAGCAGGTGGAGCTTCAAGTCTTGCTATGGAAGCTGAAAAAGGTACAGATCATACGAATACGCTAAATGATCAAATGAAGCAAGTAAATGAATACAACGTACAAATGACTATTTCTGCCAATGAAGTTGAACATGCCAGTCTTCAAGGTATTAGTTATATGGGCGTCTTAATCGATAAGACAGGTACTACTGAACAAATGACTCGTGCGATGGTTGATAAAGTTAATGCGTTGAAAGTAAGTACTACATCAATTGTGAAAATTCTTGATGTATTGAATGCAGTAACGAAGCAAACAAACATTTTGTCATTAAACGCAACGATTGAAGCTGCCCGTGCAGGTGCTGCTGGAAAAGGCTTTATGGTTGTAGCAGATGAAATTAGACAACTTGCCGATCAATCTAAAAATTCTATTGAGGTTGTAGCCCAAATAACACGTACAATTACTGATGAGATTGATGAGACGGTAGCTGTACTATCTGAGGCATATCCATTGTTCCAAGAGCAAATTGGCTCTGTCAAAGAGGCAAATCAATTATTCTTAACCGTTCAAGCTCAAATGGAAACATTTAAGCAAAGTATGAATCAAGTAACGGATGCTTTTGTTGAATTAAATAAATCACAAGAAATCTTAAGTGATTCTATGAATAATGTTAGTGCAGTAGCGCAACAATCTTCTGCAACTTCTGAGGAAGTAGCTTCTCTAAGTACAGAACAATTAAATATTAGTCAAAATCTTGTTGATTTGTCAGGCAAACTTCAAACCGTTTCTACTGGTTTGAAAGATTCGCTTTCTAAATTCAAAATTTAA
- a CDS encoding DUF1292 domain-containing protein, translating into MAFQQPNTAPIIQDTLKEHFGQEIELVTDDGSVEAFFITQEFVWGDITYVVLQTEAMKAEDEVEFLRVYKQNDEVELESIVDEEEWEAISEAYDDLQFVSDERP; encoded by the coding sequence ATGGCTTTTCAACAACCTAATACTGCTCCAATCATTCAAGACACACTTAAAGAACATTTTGGTCAAGAAATCGAACTTGTTACTGATGATGGAAGTGTTGAAGCTTTCTTTATTACACAAGAATTTGTTTGGGGAGACATTACATATGTTGTCCTACAAACTGAAGCGATGAAGGCTGAAGACGAAGTGGAATTTCTTCGAGTGTACAAACAAAACGATGAGGTTGAACTAGAGAGCATCGTAGATGAAGAGGAATGGGAAGCCATTTCAGAAGCTTATGATGATCTACAATTTGTTAGTGATGAGAGACCTTAA
- a CDS encoding U32 family peptidase, with protein sequence MTTTTKHQRRYYGERNRLERPELLAPAGNLEKLKFAVHYGADAVYIGGQSYGLRSNADNFTFEEMKEGVEFAARYGAKVFVATNIYAHNEDVEGIEQYLRNLEEAGIAAIIAADPIIVETAQRVAPKMEVHLSTQQSVLNWKTVQFWKDEGLPRVVLARETSFEEIEQIKKNVDVEIEAFIHGAMCSSFSGRCVLSNHFTDRDSNRGGCCQSCRWKYDLFLEGAPVNEGEEDPFTMGSKDLGMLEYIPDLIDVGIDSFKIEGRMKSIHYVATVVNAYRLAIDAYMADPENYEVKQEWIEEIHKAANRPLNTGFFLDVPGAEDHIYTPEDKVTPYDFAAVVHDYDATTQFAIIEQRNHFKVGQEVEFVGPKGRFFKQTVTEITDLEGNKLDVARHPLQKIRIRTLKPVEPMDMMRKKIR encoded by the coding sequence ATGACTACAACTACAAAACATCAACGACGCTATTATGGCGAGCGTAATCGCTTAGAGCGACCAGAGCTATTAGCACCAGCGGGTAACTTAGAAAAATTGAAATTTGCTGTGCATTATGGAGCAGATGCGGTATATATTGGAGGTCAGTCCTACGGCTTACGTTCTAATGCTGATAACTTCACTTTCGAAGAGATGAAGGAAGGCGTAGAATTTGCTGCACGATATGGAGCTAAAGTATTTGTTGCAACTAACATTTATGCTCATAACGAAGATGTAGAGGGCATTGAACAATATTTACGTAACCTTGAAGAAGCAGGGATTGCAGCGATCATTGCTGCTGATCCTATTATTGTTGAAACAGCACAACGTGTTGCTCCAAAAATGGAAGTTCATTTGAGCACACAGCAATCGGTACTGAACTGGAAAACCGTTCAATTCTGGAAAGATGAAGGTCTTCCTCGAGTTGTGTTAGCTAGGGAGACAAGTTTTGAAGAAATAGAACAAATTAAGAAAAACGTAGATGTTGAAATAGAAGCGTTTATACATGGGGCGATGTGTTCGTCGTTCTCAGGTCGTTGTGTGCTATCTAATCACTTTACTGACCGAGATTCAAATCGTGGTGGTTGCTGTCAATCATGCCGCTGGAAATATGATTTATTTCTAGAAGGGGCACCGGTTAATGAAGGAGAAGAAGATCCTTTCACAATGGGTTCGAAAGACTTAGGGATGTTAGAATATATTCCTGATCTTATCGATGTCGGAATAGATAGCTTTAAAATTGAAGGACGTATGAAAAGTATTCATTATGTTGCAACAGTAGTTAATGCTTATCGCTTGGCAATTGATGCTTATATGGCTGATCCAGAGAATTATGAGGTTAAGCAAGAATGGATAGAGGAAATTCACAAAGCGGCTAATCGTCCGCTTAATACAGGTTTCTTCCTAGATGTTCCAGGAGCTGAGGACCATATTTACACTCCTGAAGATAAAGTAACACCATATGACTTTGCTGCCGTGGTCCATGACTATGATGCTACAACACAGTTCGCGATTATTGAACAACGCAACCATTTTAAAGTGGGTCAAGAAGTAGAGTTTGTTGGGCCAAAAGGTCGTTTCTTCAAGCAAACTGTTACTGAAATTACTGATCTCGAAGGAAACAAGCTAGATGTTGCTCGCCATCCACTACAAAAAATTCGTATTCGTACGTTGAAACCAGTGGAGCCGATGGACATGATGCGTAAAAAGATACGCTAA
- the mltG gene encoding endolytic transglycosylase MltG has protein sequence MENEEKSIEEKSTEEKKKQPKRKRIKPKKWVVSFWVFFGLLFFMVLVAASGLFYLWSQLEPTKSGSAIEVTIPKGSSANSVAKVLEENGIIKNGFIFGYYLVLKDEGDNFKAGKYELAPGMDKAEVIAKLNAGDVIAQETVTFTIPEGFTIAQMADKLSTEGLVDKDKFISLTKESHSWSGAENVLNVPQETTELINRLEGYLFPDTYEVVKGSTEEDIIMRMLKEQDRKLATLPEDWPEELEKLGLSMHELLTIASLIEREVVVDSERATVAGVIYNRLKEPMRLQIDATIQYALGEQKELLSIEDTKLDSPYNTYVIDGIPPGPIATPSLESIKAALYPEEHKFYYYVTKKDGTQTHLFAETYNQHLRNIDKSKETAQ, from the coding sequence TTGGAAAATGAAGAAAAATCTATAGAAGAAAAGTCTACAGAAGAAAAGAAAAAGCAGCCAAAGAGGAAACGTATTAAACCCAAGAAGTGGGTTGTTTCATTCTGGGTATTTTTCGGATTGCTTTTCTTTATGGTGCTTGTTGCTGCCAGTGGACTATTCTATTTGTGGAGTCAACTTGAACCGACAAAATCGGGATCTGCCATTGAAGTGACGATTCCAAAAGGAAGTTCTGCTAATAGTGTAGCAAAGGTTCTCGAAGAGAATGGCATCATTAAAAATGGTTTTATATTTGGATATTACCTAGTGTTGAAAGACGAAGGTGATAACTTCAAAGCTGGGAAGTATGAATTAGCACCTGGTATGGACAAGGCAGAAGTCATTGCAAAATTAAATGCCGGTGATGTGATTGCACAAGAAACGGTTACATTTACCATTCCAGAAGGATTCACGATTGCCCAAATGGCGGACAAGCTTTCAACTGAAGGACTTGTAGATAAAGATAAGTTCATTTCGTTAACGAAGGAGTCTCATAGTTGGTCAGGTGCAGAAAATGTGCTTAACGTCCCACAGGAAACGACGGAGTTAATTAATCGCTTGGAAGGTTATCTTTTCCCTGATACGTACGAAGTCGTAAAAGGTAGTACGGAAGAGGACATCATTATGCGTATGCTGAAAGAGCAGGATCGTAAGCTTGCTACTTTACCAGAAGATTGGCCGGAAGAGTTAGAGAAGTTAGGACTATCCATGCATGAGTTATTAACGATAGCTTCATTAATTGAGCGTGAAGTCGTTGTTGACAGTGAACGTGCTACTGTTGCTGGCGTTATCTATAATCGTTTGAAGGAACCAATGCGTTTACAAATTGATGCAACAATTCAATATGCTTTAGGGGAACAAAAGGAATTATTATCAATAGAAGATACGAAGTTAGATAGTCCTTATAACACTTATGTTATTGATGGAATACCTCCTGGACCGATAGCTACGCCAAGTTTAGAATCTATTAAGGCAGCATTATATCCAGAAGAGCATAAATTCTATTATTATGTAACGAAAAAAGATGGAACACAGACACATTTATTTGCTGAGACTTATAATCAACATCTAAGAAATATTGATAAAAGTAAGGAGACGGCTCAGTAA
- a CDS encoding U32 family peptidase, whose product MSYNPELLCTAANLDECTQLLDAGATAIVVGEAKFGSRLAGQFDLEMIKEAVSIAHARNGKLYVSMNNLIDNATVELLPAYLTALAEYEVDAIVYGDPAVLVAAKEYAPTVSLHWNAEMTSTNYATAEYWARRGTSRYVLARELNMEQVVDTKEKSVLPIQVQVHGMTAIYHSKRSLIQSYTEYHGEQERHANIQKAAGLYLMEDDRPDERYPIFEDEYGTHIMSSDDICMIENLHELLDCKVDSFKIEGILKSTEYNVAIVKAYRTAIDQYLADPENYEFDEQLMDSIREIQDPLRELSYGFFFKEQVY is encoded by the coding sequence ATGTCTTATAATCCAGAATTGTTGTGTACTGCTGCTAATTTAGATGAATGTACACAATTGTTAGATGCCGGAGCTACAGCAATAGTAGTAGGCGAAGCGAAGTTTGGTAGTAGATTAGCAGGCCAATTTGATCTAGAAATGATTAAAGAGGCTGTTTCAATAGCGCATGCAAGAAATGGTAAGCTGTACGTATCAATGAATAACCTAATTGATAATGCAACGGTAGAATTGTTACCAGCTTATTTAACGGCATTGGCAGAGTATGAAGTTGATGCAATCGTCTATGGAGATCCAGCTGTACTTGTAGCAGCTAAGGAGTACGCACCTACTGTAAGTCTTCATTGGAATGCGGAGATGACTTCTACGAACTATGCGACAGCTGAGTATTGGGCTCGCCGTGGTACATCACGTTATGTATTGGCGCGCGAACTGAATATGGAGCAAGTAGTAGATACAAAAGAGAAAAGTGTACTACCAATTCAAGTTCAGGTCCATGGTATGACGGCGATATATCATTCCAAAAGATCTCTTATTCAAAGTTATACTGAATATCATGGTGAGCAAGAAAGACATGCGAATATTCAAAAAGCTGCGGGCTTATATCTAATGGAAGACGATCGACCAGATGAACGATATCCGATTTTTGAAGATGAATATGGAACTCATATTATGAGTTCTGACGATATTTGTATGATAGAAAATTTGCATGAATTACTAGATTGTAAAGTAGATAGTTTTAAAATTGAAGGTATTTTAAAATCTACGGAATATAACGTTGCGATTGTTAAGGCATATCGAACGGCTATCGACCAATATTTAGCTGATCCTGAAAATTATGAATTTGATGAGCAATTGATGGATTCTATTAGAGAGATTCAAGATCCATTACGCGAATTAAGTTACGGTTTCTTCTTCAAAGAGCAAGTATATTAA